The following proteins are encoded in a genomic region of Nomascus leucogenys isolate Asia chromosome 17, Asia_NLE_v1, whole genome shotgun sequence:
- the LOC100583370 gene encoding zinc finger protein 226 isoform X3, giving the protein MNMFKEAVTFKDVAVAFTEEELGLLGPAQRKLYRDVMVENFRNLLSVGHQPFKQDVSPIERNEQLWIMTTATRRQGNLGEKNQSKLITVQDRESEEELSCWQIWQQIANDLTRCQDSMINNSQFHKQGDFPCQVGAELSIQISEDENYTGNKTDGPNNTGNPEFPILRTQDSWRKTFLTESQRLNRDQQISIKNKLCQCKKGVDPISWISHHDGHRVHKSEKSYRPNDYEKDNVKILTFDQNRMIHTGQKSYQCNECKKPFSDLSSFDLHQQLQSGEKSLTCVELGEGFCYSPVLPVHQKVHVGEKLKCDECGKEFSQGAHLQTHQKVHVIEKPYKCKQCGKGFSRRSALKVHCKVHTGEKPYNCEECGRAFSQASHLQAHQGVHTGEKSYICAVCGKGFTLSSNLQAHQRVHTGEKPYKCNECGKSFRRNSHYQVHLVVHTGEKPYKCEICGKGFSQSSYLQIHQKAHSIEKPFKCEECGQGFNQSSRLQIHQLIHTGEKPYKCEECGKGFSRRADLKIHCRIHTGEKPYNCEECGKVFRQASNLLAHQRVHSGEKPFKCEECGKSFGRSAHLQAHQKVHTGDKPYKCDECGKGFKWSLNLDMHQRVHTGEKPYKCGECGKYFSQASSLQLHQSVHTGEKPYKCDVCGKVFSRSSQLQSHQRVHTGEKPYKCEICGKSFSWRSNLTIHHRIHVGDKSYKNNRGGKNIREPTQEKKSIK; this is encoded by the exons atgaatatgttcaag GAAGCAGTGACCTTCAAGGACGTGGCTGTGGCCTTCACGGAGGAGGAGTTGGGGCTGCTGGGCCCTGCCCAGAGGAAGCTGTACCGAGATGTGATGGTGGAGAACTTTAGGAACCTGCTATCAGTGG GGCATCAACCCTTCAAACAAGATGTATCACCTATAGAAAGAAATGAGCAGCTTTGGATAATGACGACAGCAACCCGAAGACAGGGAAATTTAG gagagaaaaatcaaagtaagTTAATTACTGTTCAAGACAGAGAATCAGAAGAAGAGCTTTCTTGTTGGCAAATCTGGCAACAAATTGCAAATGACTTAACCAGGTGTCAAGACTCCATGATCAATAATTCTCAGTTTCACAAACAAGGTGATTTCCCTTGCCAGGTAGGGGCAGAACTGTCTATTCAAATTTCTGAAGATGAGAACTATACAGGAAATAAAACAGATGGTCCCAATAATACTGGGAATCCAGAGTTTCCTATCTTGAGAACCCAGGATTCTTGGAGGAAAACATTCCTGACTGAGTCACAGAGATTGAACAGAGATCAGCAaatttccataaaaaataaattatgtcaatGTAAGAAGGGTGTTGATCCCATCAGTTGGATATCACATCATGATGGTCATAGAGTACACAAAAGTGAAAAATCTTACAGACCCAATGATTACGAGAAAGACAACGTGAAGATTTTGACATTTGATCAGAATAGGATGATTCACACGGGACAGAAATCTTACCAGTGTAATGAGTGTAAAAAACCCTTCAGTGATCTCTCCAGCTTTGATCTTCATCAGCAGTTACAGTCAGGAGAGAAGTCTCTTACATGTGTTGAGCTTGGAGAAGGCTTCTGTTACAGCCCAGTTCTTCCTGTTCATCAGAAAGTACATGTGGGAGAAAAACTTAAGTGTGATGAGTGTGGTAAGGAATTCAGTCAGGGCGCTCATCTACAGACCCATCAGAAAGTCCACGTGATagagaaaccatacaaatgtAAGCAATGTGGGAAAGGTTTCAGTCGTAGATCAGCACTTAAGGTTCATTGTAAGGTCCATACGGGAGAGAAACCTTATAATTGTGAGGAGTGTGGGAGGGCCTTCAGTCAGGCCTCTCATCTTCAG GCCCATCAGGGAGTCCACACTGGAGAGAAGTCATACATATGTGCTGTATGTGGGAAAGGCTTTACTCTGAGTTCAAATCTTCAAGCCCATCAGAGAgtccacactggagagaagccatACAAATGCAATGAGTGTGGGAAGAGCTTCAGGAGGAATTCCCATTATCAAGTTCATCTAGTGgtccacacaggagagaaaccctataaatgtgaGATATGTGGGAAGGGCTTCAGTCAAAGTTCATATCTTCAAATCCATCAGAAGGCCCACAGTATAGAGAAACCTTTTAAGTGTGAGGAGTGTGGGCAGGGTTTCAATCAGAGCTCACGACTTCAGATTCACCAGCTGATCCATACGGGTGAGAAACCATACAAATGTGAAGAGTGTGGCAAGGGATTTAGTCGTAGAGCAGATCTTAAAATTCACTGTAGGatccacacaggagagaaaccataTAATTGTGAGGAGTGTGGGAAGGTCTTCAGGCAGGCCTCAAATCTTTTGGCCCATCAGAGAGTCCACAGTGGAGAAAAACCattcaaatgtgaagaatgtgggaaGAGTTTCGGTCGGAGTGCACATCTTCAAGCCCATCAAAAAGTCCACACTGGAGATAAGCCATACAAATGTGATGAGTGTGGGAAGGGCTTCAAGTGGAGCTTGAATCTTGACATGCATCAGAGGGTGCACACAGGAGAAAAACCATATAAATGTGGGGAGTGTGGTAAGTACTTCAGTCAGGCCTCAAGTCTTCAACTTCATCAGAGTgtccacacaggagagaaaccatacaaatgtgatgtgtgtggtaAAGTCTTCAGTCGGTCTTCACAACTACAATCTCATCAGCGAGTTCACACTGGGGAGAAACCTTATAAATGTGAGATATGTGGTAAGAGCTTCAGTTGGCGATCAAATCTTACAATTCATCACAGAATCCATGTTGGTGATAAATCCTATAAAAATAATAGGGGTGGTAAGAACATCAGAGAAcccacacaggaaaaaaaatctataaaatga
- the LOC100583370 gene encoding zinc finger protein 226 isoform X2: MNMFKEAVTFKDVAVAFTEEELGLLGPAQRKLYRDVMVENFRNLLSVGHQPFKQDVSPIERNEQLWIMTTATRRQGNLGEKNQSKLITVQDRESEEELSCWQIWQQIANDLTRCQDSMINNSQFHKQGDFPCQVGAELSIQISEDENYTGNKTDGPNNTGNPEFPILRTQDSWRKTFLTESQRLNRDQQISIKNKLCQCKKGVDPISWISHHDGHRVHKSEKSYRPNDYEKDNVKILTFDQNRMIHTGQKSYQCNECKKPFSDLSSFDLHQQLQSGEKSLTCVELGEGFCYSPVLPVHQKVHVGEKLKCDECGKEFSQGAHLQTHQKVHVIEKPYKCKQCGKGFSRRSALKVHCKVHTGEKPYNCEECGRAFSQASHLQDHQRLHTGEKPFKCDACGKSFSRNSHLQSHQRVHTGEKPYKCEECGKGFICSSNLYIHQRVHTGEKPYKCEECGKGFSRPSSLQAHQGVHTGEKSYKCEICGKGFSQSSYLQIHQKAHSIEKPFKCEECGQGFNQSSRLQIHQLIHTGEKPYKCEECGKGFSRRADLKIHCRIHTGEKPYNCEECGKVFRQASNLLAHQRVHSGEKPFKCEECGKSFGRSAHLQAHQKVHTGDKPYKCDECGKGFKWSLNLDMHQRVHTGEKPYKCGECGKYFSQASSLQLHQSVHTGEKPYKCDVCGKVFSRSSQLQSHQRVHTGEKPYKCEICGKSFSWRSNLTIHHRIHVGDKSYKNNRGGKNIREPTQEKKSIK; this comes from the exons atgaatatgttcaag GAAGCAGTGACCTTCAAGGACGTGGCTGTGGCCTTCACGGAGGAGGAGTTGGGGCTGCTGGGCCCTGCCCAGAGGAAGCTGTACCGAGATGTGATGGTGGAGAACTTTAGGAACCTGCTATCAGTGG GGCATCAACCCTTCAAACAAGATGTATCACCTATAGAAAGAAATGAGCAGCTTTGGATAATGACGACAGCAACCCGAAGACAGGGAAATTTAG gagagaaaaatcaaagtaagTTAATTACTGTTCAAGACAGAGAATCAGAAGAAGAGCTTTCTTGTTGGCAAATCTGGCAACAAATTGCAAATGACTTAACCAGGTGTCAAGACTCCATGATCAATAATTCTCAGTTTCACAAACAAGGTGATTTCCCTTGCCAGGTAGGGGCAGAACTGTCTATTCAAATTTCTGAAGATGAGAACTATACAGGAAATAAAACAGATGGTCCCAATAATACTGGGAATCCAGAGTTTCCTATCTTGAGAACCCAGGATTCTTGGAGGAAAACATTCCTGACTGAGTCACAGAGATTGAACAGAGATCAGCAaatttccataaaaaataaattatgtcaatGTAAGAAGGGTGTTGATCCCATCAGTTGGATATCACATCATGATGGTCATAGAGTACACAAAAGTGAAAAATCTTACAGACCCAATGATTACGAGAAAGACAACGTGAAGATTTTGACATTTGATCAGAATAGGATGATTCACACGGGACAGAAATCTTACCAGTGTAATGAGTGTAAAAAACCCTTCAGTGATCTCTCCAGCTTTGATCTTCATCAGCAGTTACAGTCAGGAGAGAAGTCTCTTACATGTGTTGAGCTTGGAGAAGGCTTCTGTTACAGCCCAGTTCTTCCTGTTCATCAGAAAGTACATGTGGGAGAAAAACTTAAGTGTGATGAGTGTGGTAAGGAATTCAGTCAGGGCGCTCATCTACAGACCCATCAGAAAGTCCACGTGATagagaaaccatacaaatgtAAGCAATGTGGGAAAGGTTTCAGTCGTAGATCAGCACTTAAGGTTCATTGTAAGGTCCATACGGGAGAGAAACCTTATAATTGTGAGGAGTGTGGGAGGGCCTTCAGTCAGGCCTCTCATCTTCAGGACCATCAGAGACTCCACACTGGGGAGAAGCCATTCAAATGTGATGCATGTGGTAAGAGCTTCAGTCGGAATTCACATCTTCAGTCCCATCAAAGAgttcatacaggagagaaaccatacaaatgtGAGGAGTGTGGTAAGGGCTTCATTTGTAGCTCAAATCTTTACATTCATCAGAGAGTCCACACAGGAGAAAAACCCTATAAATGTGAGGAATGTGGTAAAGGCTTTAGTCGGCCTTCAAGTCTTCAGGCCCATCAGGGAGTCCACACTGGAGAGAAGTCATAC aaatgtgaGATATGTGGGAAGGGCTTCAGTCAAAGTTCATATCTTCAAATCCATCAGAAGGCCCACAGTATAGAGAAACCTTTTAAGTGTGAGGAGTGTGGGCAGGGTTTCAATCAGAGCTCACGACTTCAGATTCACCAGCTGATCCATACGGGTGAGAAACCATACAAATGTGAAGAGTGTGGCAAGGGATTTAGTCGTAGAGCAGATCTTAAAATTCACTGTAGGatccacacaggagagaaaccataTAATTGTGAGGAGTGTGGGAAGGTCTTCAGGCAGGCCTCAAATCTTTTGGCCCATCAGAGAGTCCACAGTGGAGAAAAACCattcaaatgtgaagaatgtgggaaGAGTTTCGGTCGGAGTGCACATCTTCAAGCCCATCAAAAAGTCCACACTGGAGATAAGCCATACAAATGTGATGAGTGTGGGAAGGGCTTCAAGTGGAGCTTGAATCTTGACATGCATCAGAGGGTGCACACAGGAGAAAAACCATATAAATGTGGGGAGTGTGGTAAGTACTTCAGTCAGGCCTCAAGTCTTCAACTTCATCAGAGTgtccacacaggagagaaaccatacaaatgtgatgtgtgtggtaAAGTCTTCAGTCGGTCTTCACAACTACAATCTCATCAGCGAGTTCACACTGGGGAGAAACCTTATAAATGTGAGATATGTGGTAAGAGCTTCAGTTGGCGATCAAATCTTACAATTCATCACAGAATCCATGTTGGTGATAAATCCTATAAAAATAATAGGGGTGGTAAGAACATCAGAGAAcccacacaggaaaaaaaatctataaaatga
- the LOC100583370 gene encoding zinc finger protein 226 isoform X4 yields MNMFKEAVTFKDVAVAFTEEELGLLGPAQRKLYRDVMVENFRNLLSVGHQPFKQDVSPIERNEQLWIMTTATRRQGNLGEKNQSKLITVQDRESEEELSCWQIWQQIANDLTRCQDSMINNSQFHKQGDFPCQVGAELSIQISEDENYTGNKTDGPNNTGNPEFPILRTQDSWRKTFLTESQRLNRDQQISIKNKLCQCKKGVDPISWISHHDGHRVHKSEKSYRPNDYEKDNVKILTFDQNRMIHTGQKSYQCNECKKPFSDLSSFDLHQQLQSGEKSLTCVELGEGFCYSPVLPVHQKVHVGEKLKCDECGKEFSQGAHLQTHQKVHVIEKPYKCKQCGKGFSRRSALKVHCKVHTGEKPYNCEECGRAFSQASHLQAHQGVHTGEKSYKCEICGKGFSQSSYLQIHQKAHSIEKPFKCEECGQGFNQSSRLQIHQLIHTGEKPYKCEECGKGFSRRADLKIHCRIHTGEKPYNCEECGKVFRQASNLLAHQRVHSGEKPFKCEECGKSFGRSAHLQAHQKVHTGDKPYKCDECGKGFKWSLNLDMHQRVHTGEKPYKCGECGKYFSQASSLQLHQSVHTGEKPYKCDVCGKVFSRSSQLQSHQRVHTGEKPYKCEICGKSFSWRSNLTIHHRIHVGDKSYKNNRGGKNIREPTQEKKSIK; encoded by the exons atgaatatgttcaag GAAGCAGTGACCTTCAAGGACGTGGCTGTGGCCTTCACGGAGGAGGAGTTGGGGCTGCTGGGCCCTGCCCAGAGGAAGCTGTACCGAGATGTGATGGTGGAGAACTTTAGGAACCTGCTATCAGTGG GGCATCAACCCTTCAAACAAGATGTATCACCTATAGAAAGAAATGAGCAGCTTTGGATAATGACGACAGCAACCCGAAGACAGGGAAATTTAG gagagaaaaatcaaagtaagTTAATTACTGTTCAAGACAGAGAATCAGAAGAAGAGCTTTCTTGTTGGCAAATCTGGCAACAAATTGCAAATGACTTAACCAGGTGTCAAGACTCCATGATCAATAATTCTCAGTTTCACAAACAAGGTGATTTCCCTTGCCAGGTAGGGGCAGAACTGTCTATTCAAATTTCTGAAGATGAGAACTATACAGGAAATAAAACAGATGGTCCCAATAATACTGGGAATCCAGAGTTTCCTATCTTGAGAACCCAGGATTCTTGGAGGAAAACATTCCTGACTGAGTCACAGAGATTGAACAGAGATCAGCAaatttccataaaaaataaattatgtcaatGTAAGAAGGGTGTTGATCCCATCAGTTGGATATCACATCATGATGGTCATAGAGTACACAAAAGTGAAAAATCTTACAGACCCAATGATTACGAGAAAGACAACGTGAAGATTTTGACATTTGATCAGAATAGGATGATTCACACGGGACAGAAATCTTACCAGTGTAATGAGTGTAAAAAACCCTTCAGTGATCTCTCCAGCTTTGATCTTCATCAGCAGTTACAGTCAGGAGAGAAGTCTCTTACATGTGTTGAGCTTGGAGAAGGCTTCTGTTACAGCCCAGTTCTTCCTGTTCATCAGAAAGTACATGTGGGAGAAAAACTTAAGTGTGATGAGTGTGGTAAGGAATTCAGTCAGGGCGCTCATCTACAGACCCATCAGAAAGTCCACGTGATagagaaaccatacaaatgtAAGCAATGTGGGAAAGGTTTCAGTCGTAGATCAGCACTTAAGGTTCATTGTAAGGTCCATACGGGAGAGAAACCTTATAATTGTGAGGAGTGTGGGAGGGCCTTCAGTCAGGCCTCTCATCTTCAG GCCCATCAGGGAGTCCACACTGGAGAGAAGTCATAC aaatgtgaGATATGTGGGAAGGGCTTCAGTCAAAGTTCATATCTTCAAATCCATCAGAAGGCCCACAGTATAGAGAAACCTTTTAAGTGTGAGGAGTGTGGGCAGGGTTTCAATCAGAGCTCACGACTTCAGATTCACCAGCTGATCCATACGGGTGAGAAACCATACAAATGTGAAGAGTGTGGCAAGGGATTTAGTCGTAGAGCAGATCTTAAAATTCACTGTAGGatccacacaggagagaaaccataTAATTGTGAGGAGTGTGGGAAGGTCTTCAGGCAGGCCTCAAATCTTTTGGCCCATCAGAGAGTCCACAGTGGAGAAAAACCattcaaatgtgaagaatgtgggaaGAGTTTCGGTCGGAGTGCACATCTTCAAGCCCATCAAAAAGTCCACACTGGAGATAAGCCATACAAATGTGATGAGTGTGGGAAGGGCTTCAAGTGGAGCTTGAATCTTGACATGCATCAGAGGGTGCACACAGGAGAAAAACCATATAAATGTGGGGAGTGTGGTAAGTACTTCAGTCAGGCCTCAAGTCTTCAACTTCATCAGAGTgtccacacaggagagaaaccatacaaatgtgatgtgtgtggtaAAGTCTTCAGTCGGTCTTCACAACTACAATCTCATCAGCGAGTTCACACTGGGGAGAAACCTTATAAATGTGAGATATGTGGTAAGAGCTTCAGTTGGCGATCAAATCTTACAATTCATCACAGAATCCATGTTGGTGATAAATCCTATAAAAATAATAGGGGTGGTAAGAACATCAGAGAAcccacacaggaaaaaaaatctataaaatga
- the LOC100583370 gene encoding zinc finger protein 226 isoform X1: MNMFKEAVTFKDVAVAFTEEELGLLGPAQRKLYRDVMVENFRNLLSVGHQPFKQDVSPIERNEQLWIMTTATRRQGNLGEKNQSKLITVQDRESEEELSCWQIWQQIANDLTRCQDSMINNSQFHKQGDFPCQVGAELSIQISEDENYTGNKTDGPNNTGNPEFPILRTQDSWRKTFLTESQRLNRDQQISIKNKLCQCKKGVDPISWISHHDGHRVHKSEKSYRPNDYEKDNVKILTFDQNRMIHTGQKSYQCNECKKPFSDLSSFDLHQQLQSGEKSLTCVELGEGFCYSPVLPVHQKVHVGEKLKCDECGKEFSQGAHLQTHQKVHVIEKPYKCKQCGKGFSRRSALKVHCKVHTGEKPYNCEECGRAFSQASHLQDHQRLHTGEKPFKCDACGKSFSRNSHLQSHQRVHTGEKPYKCEECGKGFICSSNLYIHQRVHTGEKPYKCEECGKGFSRPSSLQAHQGVHTGEKSYICAVCGKGFTLSSNLQAHQRVHTGEKPYKCNECGKSFRRNSHYQVHLVVHTGEKPYKCEICGKGFSQSSYLQIHQKAHSIEKPFKCEECGQGFNQSSRLQIHQLIHTGEKPYKCEECGKGFSRRADLKIHCRIHTGEKPYNCEECGKVFRQASNLLAHQRVHSGEKPFKCEECGKSFGRSAHLQAHQKVHTGDKPYKCDECGKGFKWSLNLDMHQRVHTGEKPYKCGECGKYFSQASSLQLHQSVHTGEKPYKCDVCGKVFSRSSQLQSHQRVHTGEKPYKCEICGKSFSWRSNLTIHHRIHVGDKSYKNNRGGKNIREPTQEKKSIK; this comes from the exons atgaatatgttcaag GAAGCAGTGACCTTCAAGGACGTGGCTGTGGCCTTCACGGAGGAGGAGTTGGGGCTGCTGGGCCCTGCCCAGAGGAAGCTGTACCGAGATGTGATGGTGGAGAACTTTAGGAACCTGCTATCAGTGG GGCATCAACCCTTCAAACAAGATGTATCACCTATAGAAAGAAATGAGCAGCTTTGGATAATGACGACAGCAACCCGAAGACAGGGAAATTTAG gagagaaaaatcaaagtaagTTAATTACTGTTCAAGACAGAGAATCAGAAGAAGAGCTTTCTTGTTGGCAAATCTGGCAACAAATTGCAAATGACTTAACCAGGTGTCAAGACTCCATGATCAATAATTCTCAGTTTCACAAACAAGGTGATTTCCCTTGCCAGGTAGGGGCAGAACTGTCTATTCAAATTTCTGAAGATGAGAACTATACAGGAAATAAAACAGATGGTCCCAATAATACTGGGAATCCAGAGTTTCCTATCTTGAGAACCCAGGATTCTTGGAGGAAAACATTCCTGACTGAGTCACAGAGATTGAACAGAGATCAGCAaatttccataaaaaataaattatgtcaatGTAAGAAGGGTGTTGATCCCATCAGTTGGATATCACATCATGATGGTCATAGAGTACACAAAAGTGAAAAATCTTACAGACCCAATGATTACGAGAAAGACAACGTGAAGATTTTGACATTTGATCAGAATAGGATGATTCACACGGGACAGAAATCTTACCAGTGTAATGAGTGTAAAAAACCCTTCAGTGATCTCTCCAGCTTTGATCTTCATCAGCAGTTACAGTCAGGAGAGAAGTCTCTTACATGTGTTGAGCTTGGAGAAGGCTTCTGTTACAGCCCAGTTCTTCCTGTTCATCAGAAAGTACATGTGGGAGAAAAACTTAAGTGTGATGAGTGTGGTAAGGAATTCAGTCAGGGCGCTCATCTACAGACCCATCAGAAAGTCCACGTGATagagaaaccatacaaatgtAAGCAATGTGGGAAAGGTTTCAGTCGTAGATCAGCACTTAAGGTTCATTGTAAGGTCCATACGGGAGAGAAACCTTATAATTGTGAGGAGTGTGGGAGGGCCTTCAGTCAGGCCTCTCATCTTCAGGACCATCAGAGACTCCACACTGGGGAGAAGCCATTCAAATGTGATGCATGTGGTAAGAGCTTCAGTCGGAATTCACATCTTCAGTCCCATCAAAGAgttcatacaggagagaaaccatacaaatgtGAGGAGTGTGGTAAGGGCTTCATTTGTAGCTCAAATCTTTACATTCATCAGAGAGTCCACACAGGAGAAAAACCCTATAAATGTGAGGAATGTGGTAAAGGCTTTAGTCGGCCTTCAAGTCTTCAGGCCCATCAGGGAGTCCACACTGGAGAGAAGTCATACATATGTGCTGTATGTGGGAAAGGCTTTACTCTGAGTTCAAATCTTCAAGCCCATCAGAGAgtccacactggagagaagccatACAAATGCAATGAGTGTGGGAAGAGCTTCAGGAGGAATTCCCATTATCAAGTTCATCTAGTGgtccacacaggagagaaaccctataaatgtgaGATATGTGGGAAGGGCTTCAGTCAAAGTTCATATCTTCAAATCCATCAGAAGGCCCACAGTATAGAGAAACCTTTTAAGTGTGAGGAGTGTGGGCAGGGTTTCAATCAGAGCTCACGACTTCAGATTCACCAGCTGATCCATACGGGTGAGAAACCATACAAATGTGAAGAGTGTGGCAAGGGATTTAGTCGTAGAGCAGATCTTAAAATTCACTGTAGGatccacacaggagagaaaccataTAATTGTGAGGAGTGTGGGAAGGTCTTCAGGCAGGCCTCAAATCTTTTGGCCCATCAGAGAGTCCACAGTGGAGAAAAACCattcaaatgtgaagaatgtgggaaGAGTTTCGGTCGGAGTGCACATCTTCAAGCCCATCAAAAAGTCCACACTGGAGATAAGCCATACAAATGTGATGAGTGTGGGAAGGGCTTCAAGTGGAGCTTGAATCTTGACATGCATCAGAGGGTGCACACAGGAGAAAAACCATATAAATGTGGGGAGTGTGGTAAGTACTTCAGTCAGGCCTCAAGTCTTCAACTTCATCAGAGTgtccacacaggagagaaaccatacaaatgtgatgtgtgtggtaAAGTCTTCAGTCGGTCTTCACAACTACAATCTCATCAGCGAGTTCACACTGGGGAGAAACCTTATAAATGTGAGATATGTGGTAAGAGCTTCAGTTGGCGATCAAATCTTACAATTCATCACAGAATCCATGTTGGTGATAAATCCTATAAAAATAATAGGGGTGGTAAGAACATCAGAGAAcccacacaggaaaaaaaatctataaaatga